GGCGCCCATCGCGTGCGCGAACTTGACGGCCATGTGGCCGAGCCCGCCGAGCCCGACGACGGCGACGCGCTTGCCGGGGCCCGCCTCCCAGTGCGACAGCGGCGAGTAGGTGGTGATGCCGGCGCACAGCAGCGGCGCGGCGGCCTCGTAGGGGATCGACTCCGGGACGCGGAGGACGAAGTCCTCGACGACCACGATGTGGGTCGAGTAGCCGCCCTGGGTGATGGTGCCGTCGCGGTCGACCGATGCGTAGGTGCCGGTGTTGCCCTTCAGGCAGTACTGCTCCTCGCCGGCGAGGCAGTTCTCGCACTCGCGGCAGGAGTTCACCATGCAGCCGACGCCGACGCGGTCGCCGACGGAGTGCTGGGTGACCTCGGACCCGACCTCGGCGACGACGCCGACGATCTCGTGGCCGACGGTCAGCGGGTACGTCACGGGACCCCACTCGCCGCGCACGGTGTGGATGTCGGAGTGGCAGATGCCGGAGTAGGCGATCTCGATCAGCACGTCGTGCGGGCCGACGTCGCGGCGCTCGATGGTGGTGGGGATCAGCGGCTCGGTGGCGGAGGGGGCGGCGTAGGCGTTGACGGTGAGCATGTGTTCTCCTCGTGGGGCGGGCGCACGCGAACGACGGGGTCGTGCGGGGGGGGTGGGGACGCGAGTGCGCATCACCAGGCTATCGATCGGGTCTGGGCGCTCCCCGTAGGCTCGGAGGATGCGGAGTGCGATCGACCTCAACGCCGATCTGG
The genomic region above belongs to Rathayibacter sp. VKM Ac-2759 and contains:
- a CDS encoding NAD(P)-dependent alcohol dehydrogenase, which codes for MLTVNAYAAPSATEPLIPTTIERRDVGPHDVLIEIAYSGICHSDIHTVRGEWGPVTYPLTVGHEIVGVVAEVGSEVTQHSVGDRVGVGCMVNSCRECENCLAGEEQYCLKGNTGTYASVDRDGTITQGGYSTHIVVVEDFVLRVPESIPYEAAAPLLCAGITTYSPLSHWEAGPGKRVAVVGLGGLGHMAVKFAHAMGAEVTVLSQSLSKKEDGLRLGADHYYATKDEETFTTLANTFDLIINTVSAVLDLDAYLGLLRRNGTMVNVGAPAEALPLHVFTLFGARRSFAGSGIGGIRETQEMLDFCAEKGIASEVEVVSASQINEAYDRVLTSDVRYRFVIDIATLKD